The Silurus meridionalis isolate SWU-2019-XX chromosome 18, ASM1480568v1, whole genome shotgun sequence genome includes the window AGCTGTAGATTTTTAATTATAGATATACAGCTTTTGAACTGTGCCATTTCTCTGCCCAAAGCGTCTTCGGATTTTGTACTCCAAGATCTTGGGCTGCGTCCAGGCCATGCCCCGGGATGCCGCCTACAGGAAGTACACAGAGCAGCTGATAACCGAGCGACTCGACCACGTCAAGTTGGTATGGAAGGTTTCCATAGAGCAGCATAAATCCTTCATTCAGGGGTCTTTGGTATATCGAGAGATATTTTTCACACATGCAGTCAAtataatgtgtctgtgtgtaatctAATGTACACAtcatatagacaaaagtttataCACCTCACCATAAGATTGGCATGTGCACACTTGGTCCCCATTTAGATTAGATtgtattcaactttattgtcattgtgcaaggtacatgtacagagctgatgaaatgcagttagcatctaaccagaaatgcataagtggcctatttacaataaataacagaagGGGGGAGGGGGGTAATAATATCTGGTATATATTGTGATATACAATATAACTGTTCAAAGATTGGGCATATGATCGACATGGCAGAAGATTACATGCTCAAATAACGAGATAGATagactatatttccaaaagtattaggtcacctgacctttcctgctctatgtggttcttttccaaactgttaccacaaagccggaggcactcaattgtacaggacgtcttcaGATGGcactataataatattttgcattattccttatattttatattattcctTGAAGATCTAGTTTAcgtgctttggagaggaagatcttgctgctgtagagctccaatctcatccctactgaacacctttgggatgaatgtgaacgctgactgcaccccaggtctccacaaatacatcagtacctgccttttattaacacccttgtggctgatgaacacaaatatccataagcacactctcTGCTGATGTGAACATGAGTGTGATTGCCTTCTGCTGccatagtaacctccactcttccgtcaagatgttccaccagattcctgagtgtgcttgtggagatttgtgctcaatcagccacaagTGCGTTTGTAAACCCAGGTAGGTGATGaagcctgggatgcagtcagcattccatttcattccaaaggtttttaatagggttgaggtcagagctcataaactggccactcaagatcttccactccaacccatgtaaagcatgtcttcatggagctggagctggCGTAAGGcgcaggggcattgtcatgctggagaagGTTCAAGcctcctagttcaggtgaagggaaaatttcatttaaaGCCATCCTAAAAAAAGTTCAGTGAGGGGCTATATATGGCTGGAATAAtgaggtgacccaatacttttggcaatgcTGTTTGccgaaatgtgaggggtgtacttacttttgtaagctactctacacactatacatacatatCGTGAATACCAGctgctccgtgatgtcattatggaggagtggaagaggatcccaggaacaacctgtgcagccctggtgaattccacacccaggagaattaaggcagtgctacataacatgacacttagggtgtactcacttttgttgccagcttttTAAACAATAGCAGTTGTACGTTGagttcagaggacagtaaatccactgctcacttttgtgagatactgcgCATGTTCAATATTTAATCACGATAAACAAATTGATGCGTGAACTCGTGATTAACTGCAACTTAATCGCATTAAGTcaaatgttctaaatgtaccttaaataaatacaagtttttaatactctaatcaacacagACAGATACTTAAtgcaaatgattattattagtgaaaccaaacccAACGTAGAGCATGAAGATGTTTCGAATGACGTAAACCATCACAGAACTTTCGCCACGTTTCCACACgtacggttttaattgccggacgtGCGCATCATGGCGGGTTTCAGTGCTCAgattgagacttggcgcatcagtaacaAATGTCTTGCGATTAGAATTTTTCAGTggagtgtatttatttgtgttttatatccGAGTAAAGAGAGAACGTCATGAATAagtgtgttgcgttaaaggttttaatttatatatacacaattgtatttatgtatttatatatacacaacttAAATTAGAAAGCAATGATTCAGTGATCACACCTGATTATGACTATGATGAAGAAAAGCAGGACTGTTGTCTGGGAATATCAGTCATATTAGCATATTACCCACATTAGCTTACTAGCTTATGCAAAACAAAACCACTTTTTCTCTCACTGTTGTCTTGATTGCCAGTCATTAAGAATCGATTAATTTTGTTGCCTGAATATGAACTGATTGGTCTGCATGAACCGCATGGTTTAAAAATTCACTGGCTTGTGGATGCTCATGTTGGGACGTTCTCTCAAAAGGAACCCGACGTAGAAAAGCTGGAGAAGAAAATGAACTGTGGTCAGATCGAGGAGGTCATCGCACAAGTGAGTAGAGCAGAGACGCACCGGCACCGATCTGTGaaaatctgcctttttttttttaaaagatgtatCTGTAATATTTTGTAGGCAGAAGCAGAGCTGGTTTTGTCTAGAAAGATGGCAGAATGGAAACCATGGGAACCGCTGATCGAAGACGCCCCTCCGAACCAGTGGAAATGGCCAGTCTGAACTCGCGTTACGGCTCCGTTCATCCTGTCCGTACTGTTTGGGCTTTCAGTTGAATTGaggtttatttatgttaaaaaaaaaaaacaataaatcttATATGTATCTTGTCCAAACCCTGTGAAGGATTCTTGATTTTTGAAACGAAACCCgaaaatattgatttaatcCACAttcactatattgccaaaagtattgggtcacctggtcatgtGATTtctgagcatcgcattccacatttagtcccaatttgctcttattccctccactcttctgttaaggtattccactacatttttatagtgtgcttatggatatttgtgttcatcggccacaagggtgttatgaaaggcaggtactgatgtaggtgaggagacctggggtgcagtcagtgatcACATTCCTCCctaaggtgttcagtagggatgagatcagagctctatagcagcaagatttttctctccaaagcacttaaaccagatcttcaaggagctcacattgtgcacaggggcatcaccatgctggaacaggtttgggtttccaagttcaagtgaatacataattcacaacaaaaacaaacacgtatagcaggaaaggtcaggtgacccaatacttttgacaatatagcGTATATAGAGGCTGTATTACAGTGTATCTCGGTTGCTTTTGCGTTTCCTGGCGTAAACTAGGGTTCAGAttacaatgattaaaaatgcacacgGCTGAATTTGTTCAATACGACATCTATGAATTTCACACTTTTACTATACTGTACAAGTGTTCGTTCGTTTTCCtggttgcgttttttttttataaattgaaaTTCTGCTTTTTTGTCGCCTATCAAAGGTTCACGGGATACACCTCGGACCTTATTTAGAGTACGAGTCGATCGTCGGTCGAGCCGACGCCGtccactcgccttcattagtgacatccAAGATTCGTCTGCACAAGTCATCAATTCAAGAtgcatttacaaataaaatgtaataaataaaaaattaattaattaaccaTTTTGCAACTAATACTTTGTTTTGGGGGTTTAAAACGATTCATGTGAGAACCAGAATAATGTTTTGTGGATCAATTTAACTACGAGCCGATAATGTAGGAAACCGCAAACACGATCAATTCAACGAATGGACCAAAGCAATTTGTTCACAGCGACGAAAATTGACTACGTGAGAGTTTCAATCtaagaaacaagaaaacaactgagaaaaactgtaatatatatatatatatatatatatatatatatatatatatatatatatatatatatatattatagtttgtTATATAGTGTTTTGCACAAAAACTGACACAAGAACAATTTCTGtaagtgatttttttatatatataaaaccaactAAATCATCAAACCCCAGTAGAATAACAGAATACCGAGGACCTCATTGTACTTTTAGGGGAAAAGTGGAATGTTTGTTAATACTGGGTCCTCtattattaattcttttttctGATTTACGTGTTAAAACGTGAACATTCCGACGGGACGTACACGATCCGTGCGAGCGGCAAGTTCAGAGGTCGTAGCGTTTCTTCCTGACTCACTTGTACACAGCATAGTCGCATCATCAGCAGTTAGAAACACAAAATCACAAACGTACAGGCGTTGATTACAGACATCACACACGTTAattgttgcattttttgtttggtttttttttgtacgtAAATTCATGCGTCAAAATAACGGAACAcggatgaggaaaaaaaaaaaccgttaCAGACACTTAACTGTGTACTTGTatatcccaaaaaaaaaaaaaggttaaatttATATGCTAAACCAAAGTAGTAAAATagaaaatttatttatacaaataggGTTTGGTCTTTCGGTGCGATCAGTCGTATATCTGCAACGTTTCTTTGTGTCACGATGTACTTGAGCTACATTTATGTCTCTATAAAATCTGCGTatatctatttctttttttaatttataaatattacatttgaaaCTGAATAGACGTCACTAGCAATGCGGCAGTCAGACATTCGGAAAAAGAGTAGAAATTTTGGCATTAGTTCCAACAATAAatcgcttcttttttttttttataaagttacACGGTTTACAAAAAGGCACAAGTCAAGACCAAATCGCATCCTGTAACCAGAATGGGGACTTTCGCAAGAGGGGGGTGTATAAAGCCAAAATGGCCTTACTTTATGtcaatgtaaacatttttttgaattTCGTACATTGGAAAACGTCAAAACCTTATGACATACATTATAAGagttatacattatataagaCACGCGAGACTCTCAGTGATAATTGGAATCTCAGTTGATAGATGGTATCTCTCTCTATACATTCTATAAGAGACTCGAGACCCTCAGTGATCATTGGAATCTCAGTTGATAGATGGTATCTCTCTATACATTATATGAGAGACTCGAGACCCTCAGTGATCATTGGAATCTTAGTTGAAAGATGGTATCTCTCTATACATTACATAAGAGACTCGAGACTCTCGGTGATGGTCGCGGAGCCGGCCAGGATGTTTCCGTTGTTCTCCGTGCAATGCAGCGTTTTCTCATCTTCCTTGCTGCTCACCGAGCTTAAGATCGCTTTATAAAGAAACTGATACTGCTCCTGGGAAAAAAGGTACAGATGACCAACTTTTTACCTCAGGGTTTCACCACAAACTCctgtatattgtgaaaatatcaataataatcaaGGGAAAAACAAGGCAAGTTAAAAGTCCTCACAATATCACTGAATACTCCTGGTCTCATCAGGTTGGTCATCCTGGCTGTCAGATAGACGTCCACCATGTTCTCGTCTTCTAGCTGATTAGTCAGGGTGATCAGGGAACACAGAATCCCAGCATTGGAGCCTCCATACCTGcacaaataataattagaacatttttacatttacttccatggcatttggcagacgccattatccagagtgacttacagttatctcattcaTGCAACTTAGCAGCTAtatgggccttgctcaggggcccgcaagtggcagctcagtgtaGCTAGTATTGCAACTCACGACCTTCGGATCCAAGGT containing:
- the ndufa5 gene encoding NADH dehydrogenase [ubiquinone] 1 alpha subcomplex subunit 5, giving the protein MAGVIKKTTGLVGLAVSVNPHERLRILYSKILGCVQAMPRDAAYRKYTEQLITERLDHVKLEPDVEKLEKKMNCGQIEEVIAQAEAELVLSRKMAEWKPWEPLIEDAPPNQWKWPV